One genomic region from Amaranthus tricolor cultivar Red isolate AtriRed21 chromosome 12, ASM2621246v1, whole genome shotgun sequence encodes:
- the LOC130828653 gene encoding uncharacterized protein LOC130828653, whose product MPPPSGRAVSHVLSYFTKEQTHNPDVFLCTCQICESHEVKPLISYNFARGGGTGSFNKHLAKKHGITKETHATSGSGTISGSRQWDIPSTCMPFKYNRNDMIDEFSKYVICDELPFNHGESYITTL is encoded by the exons atgccacctcctagtggtagagctgtttcacatgtgttgtcgtattttacaaaagaacaaacccacaatccagatgttttcttatgcacttgtcaaatttgtgaaagtcacgAAGTAAAGCCCttaatttcatacaatttcgccagag gtggtggtacgggatcttttaacaaacatttggcaaagaagcatggaattacaaaagaaactcatgcaacaagcggcagcgggaccataagtggaagccgacagtgggacattcccagcacatgtatgccttttaaatataatcgtaatgatatgattgatgaattttctaagtatgtaatttgtgatgaattgccttttaaccacggtgaaa
- the LOC130828211 gene encoding SAGA-associated factor 11, producing MSVPNEDTTLSHSQLSAQLFGDLLDSIIVDVASECHRIARLGLDRSLEEEEEELKLSLQARAKVADSSNDGETSGKHVVDIFGQNHPSVANDIFDCMNCGRSITAGRFAPHLEKCMGKGRKARLKVTRSSTAAQNRYSRSSPVSTYSPYSNPTSMNRPTNESLGLAGDEFLNGTAEDS from the exons ATGTCAGTACCTAATGAAGATACTACTTTATCTCACTCTCAG CTTTCAGCACAATTATTCGGTGACCTCTTGGATTcaattattgttgatgttgcATCAGAATGTCACCGGATAGCAAGGCTTGGTCTTGATCGGAGTttggaagaggaggaagaagaattgAAGTTGTCATTACAAGCCAGGGCCAAGGTTGCTGATTCAAGTAACGACGGTGAAACAAGTGGCAAACATGTGGTTGACATATTTGGACAAAATCATCCTTCTGTAGCAAATGACATATTTGACTGCATGAACTGCGGAAGGTCAATAACAGCTGGACGTTTTGCCCCACATTTGGAAAAATGCATGGGAAAG GGTAGAAAAGCACGTCTTAAAGTAACGAGAAGTAGCACAGCTGCACAAAACCGGTACTCCCGAAGCAGTCCTGTTTCCACGTATTCCCCGTATTCAAATCCAACATCTATGAACCGGCCAACAAATGAATCACTCGGTCTTGCAGGTGATGAGTTCCTCAATGGAACTGCTGAAGACTCTTAA